Genomic window (Allostreptomyces psammosilenae):
CGCGACCTGCGGCGCGTCGACCCGGACACCGGCGGCCCCGGGCCGTGCGGGCTCGGCGGACCCAAGCCGCTCACGCCCGCCGGCCGGGACACCGACCACGGCGGGACCCCGCCGCCGGCCGACCCGCCGGCGGGCCCGCCGCCGGGCGCGGGACGACGCGACGAGCTCCGTGAACGCGTCGCCGACCTGCAACGGCTGAAGGCCGAGTACGACAACTACCGCAAGCGGGTGCGGCGGGACCGCATCGCGGTCCGCGAGATCGCCGTGGCCAACGTGCTCGCCGGACTGCTGCCGGTGCTCGACGCCGTCGCCGCGGCCCGCGAGAGCGGCGAGGTGGTCGCCGGCTTCGAGGCGGTCGTCGAGACGCTCCAGGCCCAGCTGGCCGCCCTGGGCCTGCGGTCCTTCGGCCGGGAGGGCGAGCCGTTCGACCCCACCGTCCACCGGGCGGTGACGCTCTCCCACTCCACGGCGGTGGACCGGCCCACCTGCGTGCGGGTGCTGCGCCCGGGCTACCGGGTCGGCGACCAGCTGCTCCGCCCGGCCGAGGTGATGGTCGCCGAACCACCGGCCTGATCCGGCCCGCACCCGATCCGACAGCCGGCCTGGAACCCGGGGCGCGACCCGGCCCGGGCCGGCCGGTCCGTCCGGCCCCGTGCACCCGGCGTTCACCCGGCGGCCGTCACCGCCCACTACCGTGCCGGCGGTGAACACCAACCTGTTGTCGCGCCGCGGCCTGCTCGGCGCCGCCCTCGGCGGGGCGGCGGCACTGGCCCTCGGCGCCCCCGCCTCCGCGTCGCCCCGCGCCCACCGGCCCCGCGTGCTGGTCGCCACCAACGAGCCCTGGGGCACCTACCACGTCAGGCCGCTGCTCGCCGAGGCCGCGCGCCGCGGCTGGCGGCTGACCCAGCTGGTACCGGACCTGAGCGCGATCGCGCCGGGCGACCCCGTTCCGGTGGCCACCCCCGCGGACGCCCCCGCCGCCGACCTGCTGGTGGTCACCGGCGCGGGCGACTGGCCGGCCGACTGCGCCGCCCACTTCCGGCGCCTGCCGCTGGTCGCCAGCTCGCTCGCCTACCACCAGCCCGTTCAGGCCCCCCGCGCGGCCGAGCTGCGCCGCCGGCTCCGCTCGATCACCTCCTCGTCGCCGGCCGAGTCCCGCGCCTTCGCCCGACACCTCGGCACCCGCCGGCCGATCCGGGTCGTCGGATCCCCGCAGACCGACGACCTGCCGCCGCGACGCCCCGAGGCCGACCTGGTTCTGGTGCTCACCAGCGTCACCCACCCGGACGGCACCGGCGGCGCCGCGCCGGGGACCGAACTCCTCCTCGCCTCCGCCGAGAAGCTGGCGGCGGCCGGCAAGCGCATCCTGGTCGGCCTGCACCCCCGCGAGGACCGCACCCTCTGGGAGCGCTACGAGATCAGCGAGGTTCCCTCGGTGACCGCCTCCGCCCGGGCCGAGGTGGCCGTCGGCATCCCGGGCACGGTCTTCCCGCTGGTCGCCGCCGTGGGAACGCCGCTGGTCGGCTGCGTGGACCCGGCGCTGACCGTTCCCGACTACCTGCTCGCGGTCTGCTCCTCCACCATCGGGGACGCGGGGGAGGCGGAGGCCGCGGTGGCCGGGGCGGCGCTCCCCGAGCCGGCGGTCCTCGCCGACGCCGTCGGCCCCGTCGGCGGCTCGGCCCGTCGCCTCCTCGACGCGTGGTCCCGGGCGATCCCCGCCGCCCACTGACGGCCCACCACACGGACCGCGCCCACCGGGGCGGGCGTCGCCCGCCCCGGTGAC
Coding sequences:
- the grpE gene encoding nucleotide exchange factor GrpE, which encodes MRRPPRSRHPGRRSTPVVVRDLRRVDPDTGGPGPCGLGGPKPLTPAGRDTDHGGTPPPADPPAGPPPGAGRRDELRERVADLQRLKAEYDNYRKRVRRDRIAVREIAVANVLAGLLPVLDAVAAARESGEVVAGFEAVVETLQAQLAALGLRSFGREGEPFDPTVHRAVTLSHSTAVDRPTCVRVLRPGYRVGDQLLRPAEVMVAEPPA